In Malaclemys terrapin pileata isolate rMalTer1 chromosome 10, rMalTer1.hap1, whole genome shotgun sequence, the following are encoded in one genomic region:
- the DNAJA3 gene encoding dnaJ homolog subfamily A member 3, mitochondrial isoform X2: MAARCSSRWLSAAAGRSRGLGGDTRLLVVWLGRRLSAAPAAFPPRAGSGSRFLTLNGGLSPAGTKCSPLICAASFHTSSAFYTKEDYYQILGVPRNAPQKEIKKAYYQLAKKYHPDTNKDDPKAKEKFSQLAEAYEVLSDEVKRKQYDTYGTAGFDTGSAGAGRQYWGGGPTIDPEELFRKIFGEFSGSPFGDFQGVFDQPQEYIMELTFNQAAKGVNKEIVVNINDSCQRCDGKGHEPGTKVQHCHYCNGTGMETINTGPFVMRSTCRRCGGRGSVMTTPCVLCRGSGQTKQKKNVMVPVPAGVEDGQTVRMPVGKREIFITFRVQKSPVFRRDGADVHSDLFISIAQAVLGGTARTQGLYETINITIPPGIQAEQRIRMSGKGISRVNSYGYGDHYIHIKIRVPKRLTDRQRALMMSYAEDETDVEGTVNGVTNTSAGKRSTGN, from the exons ATGGCGGCCAGGTGCTCCTCACGCTGGCTGAGCGCGGCGGCCGGGAGGAGCCGGGGCCTTGGCGGGGACACGCGGCTGCTGGTGGTGTGGCTGGGCCGGCGGCTGAGTGCGGCCCCCGCCGCCTTCCCGCCCCGCGCCGGGTCAGGGAGCCGCTTCCTGACACTGAACGGCGGGCTGAGCCCCGCgg GAACTAAATGCTCTCCTTTAATATGTGCTGCCTCATTTCATACCAGTTCTGCTTTCTACACCAAAGAAGATTACTACCAGATTTTGGGAGTGCCTCGAAATGCCCCCCAGAAGGAGATCAAGAAAGCCTATTACCAG CTTGCCAAGAAATACCATCCCGACACAAATAAGGATGACCCAAAAGCTAAGGAGAAGTTCTCTCAGCTGGCAGAAGCCTATGAG GTGTTAAGTGATGAAGTGAAGAGAAAACAATATGATACTTATGGTACAGCTGGCTTTGACACTGGGTCAGCGGGTGCTGGACGTCAGTATTGGGGTGGTGGTCCCACCATTGACCCAGAGGAACTGTTCAGGAAAATCTTTGGGGAGTTTTCAGGATCCCCTTTTGGAGATTTTCAGGGTGTCTTTGACCAGCCACAGGAG TACATCATGGAGCTGACATTCAATCAAGCTGCAAAAGGTGTTAACAAGGAGATTGTTGTGAATATCAATGACTCTTGTCAGCGGTGTGATGGCAAGGGGCATGAGCCTGGTACTAAAGTGCAGCACTGTCACTACTGCAATGGCACTGGCATG GAGACAATAAACACAGGCCCTTTTGTGATGCGTTCTACATGCCGGCGATGTGGAGGCCGTGGTTCTGTTATGACAACACCGTGTGTGTTGTGTCGCGGCTCAGGGCAAACCAAACAGAAGAAGAATGTGATGGTCCCTGTACCAGCAG GTGTGGAGGATGGACAGACTGTTCGGATGCCCGTAGGAAAGAGAGAAATTTTCATTACATTCAGG GTTCAGAAAAGCCCCGTGTTCAGAAGAGATGGAGCAGATGTACACTCAGACCTCTTTATCTCGATAGCACAGGCAGTTCTTGGAGGTACAGCCAGAACTCAAGGTCTATATGAGACCATCAATATCACG ATACCGCCTGGTATTCAAGCAGAGCAGAGGATTCGAATGAGTGGGAAAGGCATTTCCAGGGTTAACAGTTATGGTTATGGAGACCACTACATACATATAAAGATCAGGGTTCCTAA GAGGCTGACAGATCGCCAGCGAGCCTTAATGATGAGCTATGCTGAGGATGAGACGGATGTGGAAGGGACAGTGAATGGAGTCACAAATACATCTGCTG
- the DNAJA3 gene encoding dnaJ homolog subfamily A member 3, mitochondrial isoform X1 — translation MAARCSSRWLSAAAGRSRGLGGDTRLLVVWLGRRLSAAPAAFPPRAGSGSRFLTLNGGLSPAGTKCSPLICAASFHTSSAFYTKEDYYQILGVPRNAPQKEIKKAYYQLAKKYHPDTNKDDPKAKEKFSQLAEAYEVLSDEVKRKQYDTYGTAGFDTGSAGAGRQYWGGGPTIDPEELFRKIFGEFSGSPFGDFQGVFDQPQEYIMELTFNQAAKGVNKEIVVNINDSCQRCDGKGHEPGTKVQHCHYCNGTGMETINTGPFVMRSTCRRCGGRGSVMTTPCVLCRGSGQTKQKKNVMVPVPAGVEDGQTVRMPVGKREIFITFRVQKSPVFRRDGADVHSDLFISIAQAVLGGTARTQGLYETINITIPPGIQAEQRIRMSGKGISRVNSYGYGDHYIHIKIRVPKRLTDRQRALMMSYAEDETDVEGTVNGVTNTSAGGKATDSSEAGEDRPEAEAGENKEGFLTKLKKMFSS, via the exons ATGGCGGCCAGGTGCTCCTCACGCTGGCTGAGCGCGGCGGCCGGGAGGAGCCGGGGCCTTGGCGGGGACACGCGGCTGCTGGTGGTGTGGCTGGGCCGGCGGCTGAGTGCGGCCCCCGCCGCCTTCCCGCCCCGCGCCGGGTCAGGGAGCCGCTTCCTGACACTGAACGGCGGGCTGAGCCCCGCgg GAACTAAATGCTCTCCTTTAATATGTGCTGCCTCATTTCATACCAGTTCTGCTTTCTACACCAAAGAAGATTACTACCAGATTTTGGGAGTGCCTCGAAATGCCCCCCAGAAGGAGATCAAGAAAGCCTATTACCAG CTTGCCAAGAAATACCATCCCGACACAAATAAGGATGACCCAAAAGCTAAGGAGAAGTTCTCTCAGCTGGCAGAAGCCTATGAG GTGTTAAGTGATGAAGTGAAGAGAAAACAATATGATACTTATGGTACAGCTGGCTTTGACACTGGGTCAGCGGGTGCTGGACGTCAGTATTGGGGTGGTGGTCCCACCATTGACCCAGAGGAACTGTTCAGGAAAATCTTTGGGGAGTTTTCAGGATCCCCTTTTGGAGATTTTCAGGGTGTCTTTGACCAGCCACAGGAG TACATCATGGAGCTGACATTCAATCAAGCTGCAAAAGGTGTTAACAAGGAGATTGTTGTGAATATCAATGACTCTTGTCAGCGGTGTGATGGCAAGGGGCATGAGCCTGGTACTAAAGTGCAGCACTGTCACTACTGCAATGGCACTGGCATG GAGACAATAAACACAGGCCCTTTTGTGATGCGTTCTACATGCCGGCGATGTGGAGGCCGTGGTTCTGTTATGACAACACCGTGTGTGTTGTGTCGCGGCTCAGGGCAAACCAAACAGAAGAAGAATGTGATGGTCCCTGTACCAGCAG GTGTGGAGGATGGACAGACTGTTCGGATGCCCGTAGGAAAGAGAGAAATTTTCATTACATTCAGG GTTCAGAAAAGCCCCGTGTTCAGAAGAGATGGAGCAGATGTACACTCAGACCTCTTTATCTCGATAGCACAGGCAGTTCTTGGAGGTACAGCCAGAACTCAAGGTCTATATGAGACCATCAATATCACG ATACCGCCTGGTATTCAAGCAGAGCAGAGGATTCGAATGAGTGGGAAAGGCATTTCCAGGGTTAACAGTTATGGTTATGGAGACCACTACATACATATAAAGATCAGGGTTCCTAA GAGGCTGACAGATCGCCAGCGAGCCTTAATGATGAGCTATGCTGAGGATGAGACGGATGTGGAAGGGACAGTGAATGGAGTCACAAATACATCTGCTG